The proteins below are encoded in one region of Microbispora sp. NBC_01189:
- a CDS encoding aspartate aminotransferase family protein, producing MTRPDVLKAAQDNLWMHFTRHSSYEGGEVPMIVRGEGAYVYDIHGKRYLDGLAGLFVVQVGHGRAELAEAAARQAKELAFFPLWSYAHPQAAELAARLAELTPGDLNRVFFTTGGGEAVESAWKLAKQYFKIKGKPLKTKVVSRSIAYHGTPQGALSITGIPALKQIFEPLVPGAIKAPNTNLYRADEISGFPGLEKDPEAFGRWAADQIGKAIEMEGPDTVAAVFVEPVQNAGGCFPPPPGYFRRLREICDAHDVLLVSDEVICAFGRLGTMFGGQKFDYVPDIITCAKGLTSGYSPIGAMIVSERLFEPFKHGDETFAHGYTFGGHPVSAAVALANLDIFERDGLLDHVTANEPVFRATLDRLRDLPIVGDVRGSGFFYGIELVKDKSTKQTFNVEESERLLRGFLSKALFDAGLYCRADDRGDPVVQLAPPLICGPKEFDEIESILRSVLTEAWARL from the coding sequence ATGACGCGCCCCGACGTTCTCAAGGCCGCACAGGACAATCTGTGGATGCACTTCACGCGCCACTCCTCCTACGAAGGAGGGGAGGTGCCCATGATCGTGCGGGGCGAGGGGGCCTACGTCTACGACATCCACGGCAAGCGCTACCTCGACGGCCTGGCCGGGCTGTTCGTGGTCCAGGTCGGGCACGGCCGCGCCGAACTCGCCGAGGCCGCCGCACGGCAGGCCAAGGAGCTGGCGTTCTTCCCGCTGTGGTCGTACGCGCATCCGCAGGCCGCCGAGCTCGCCGCCCGGCTCGCCGAACTCACCCCCGGCGACCTCAACCGCGTCTTCTTCACCACCGGCGGCGGAGAGGCCGTCGAGTCGGCCTGGAAGCTGGCGAAGCAGTACTTCAAGATCAAGGGCAAGCCGCTGAAGACCAAGGTCGTCAGCCGGTCCATCGCCTACCACGGCACCCCGCAGGGCGCGTTGTCGATCACCGGCATCCCGGCGCTCAAGCAGATCTTCGAGCCGCTGGTCCCCGGCGCGATCAAGGCCCCCAACACGAACCTCTACCGCGCCGACGAGATCTCCGGCTTCCCCGGCCTGGAGAAGGACCCCGAGGCGTTCGGCCGCTGGGCCGCCGACCAGATCGGCAAGGCCATCGAGATGGAGGGCCCGGACACCGTGGCCGCCGTCTTCGTCGAGCCGGTGCAGAACGCCGGCGGCTGCTTCCCGCCGCCCCCCGGATACTTCCGGCGCCTGCGCGAGATCTGCGACGCCCACGACGTGCTGCTCGTCTCGGACGAGGTCATCTGCGCCTTCGGCCGGCTGGGCACGATGTTCGGCGGCCAGAAGTTCGACTACGTGCCGGACATCATCACCTGCGCAAAGGGTCTGACCAGCGGTTACTCGCCCATCGGGGCGATGATCGTCTCGGAGCGTCTGTTCGAGCCGTTCAAGCACGGCGACGAGACCTTCGCGCACGGCTACACCTTCGGCGGTCACCCGGTGTCGGCCGCCGTCGCCCTGGCCAACCTCGACATCTTCGAGCGGGACGGCCTTCTTGATCACGTCACGGCCAACGAGCCGGTGTTCAGGGCCACTCTCGACCGGCTGCGGGACCTGCCGATCGTCGGCGACGTCCGCGGCTCCGGCTTCTTCTACGGGATCGAGCTGGTCAAGGACAAGTCCACCAAGCAGACCTTCAACGTCGAGGAGTCGGAGCGCCTGCTGCGCGGCTTCCTCTCGAAGGCGCTCTTCGACGCCGGTCTGTACTGCCGGGCCGACGACCGTGGGGACCCGGTCGTGCAGCTCGCCCCGCCGCTGATCTGCGGCCCCAAGGAGTTCGACGAGATCGAGTCGATCCTCCGTTCGGTGCTCACCGAGGCGTGGGCCCGCCTTTAG
- a CDS encoding M20/M25/M40 family metallo-hydrolase, whose product MTPEEIERAVEAGMPQTVEDLRRLAAIPSVAFPGHAEAPVLEAAALVERLLRAAGLPHVRQIPVEGSFPAVFAEAPAPDGAPTVLLYAHYDVQPSGDLALWRTPPFEPTIVDGAMYGRGVADDKSGVITHVAALRAFGGRFPVGVKVIVEGQEEYAGERLEDFVAANPELLRADAMVIADVGNPEVGEPALTTSLRGMAAFTIEVRTLAEALHSGAFGGAAPDALAALMRMLSAMHDDTGVVRVPGLEPGVFPGETLAEEEFRGLAGVLDGVSLVGDGSLADRLWASYAITVTGLDVPTVSGAINAVQAVARARVTLRIPASGSARQALDDVTAFLEKVAPWGVKVSFGDFVTGSGFQIEPGGPAMNAAERALERAFGRPPRQVGQGGSIPLVAALARQFPQAEILLYGAEDDGASIHAPNERLVLEELRRTITTEALFLADYGGWHGAS is encoded by the coding sequence GTGACACCTGAGGAGATCGAGCGCGCCGTCGAGGCAGGAATGCCGCAGACCGTCGAGGACCTCAGGCGCCTGGCCGCCATCCCGTCCGTCGCGTTCCCCGGCCACGCCGAGGCCCCGGTCCTGGAGGCCGCGGCGCTCGTGGAGCGCCTGCTGCGCGCGGCCGGCCTCCCCCACGTCAGGCAGATTCCGGTCGAGGGCAGCTTCCCCGCCGTGTTCGCCGAGGCGCCCGCGCCCGACGGCGCCCCGACCGTGCTGCTCTACGCCCACTACGACGTGCAGCCCTCGGGCGACCTCGCCCTGTGGCGTACCCCGCCGTTCGAGCCCACGATCGTCGACGGAGCGATGTACGGCCGTGGCGTCGCCGACGACAAGAGCGGCGTCATCACGCACGTCGCCGCGCTGCGCGCCTTCGGCGGCCGGTTCCCAGTCGGCGTGAAGGTCATCGTCGAGGGCCAGGAGGAGTACGCCGGGGAGCGGCTTGAGGACTTCGTCGCGGCCAACCCCGAGCTGCTGCGCGCGGACGCCATGGTCATCGCCGACGTCGGCAACCCCGAGGTGGGCGAGCCCGCCCTCACGACCTCGCTGCGGGGCATGGCCGCGTTCACGATCGAGGTCCGCACGCTCGCCGAAGCCCTGCACAGCGGCGCCTTCGGCGGCGCCGCCCCCGACGCGCTGGCCGCGCTCATGCGCATGCTGAGCGCGATGCACGACGACACCGGCGTCGTCCGCGTGCCGGGCCTGGAGCCCGGCGTCTTCCCCGGCGAGACGCTGGCGGAAGAGGAGTTCCGCGGCCTCGCCGGCGTGCTCGACGGCGTCTCGCTCGTCGGCGACGGCTCACTCGCCGACCGCCTGTGGGCGTCGTACGCGATCACGGTGACCGGGCTTGACGTGCCGACCGTGAGCGGCGCGATCAACGCGGTCCAGGCCGTCGCCCGGGCCCGCGTCACGCTCCGCATCCCGGCGAGCGGAAGCGCCAGGCAGGCGCTGGACGACGTGACGGCCTTCCTGGAGAAGGTCGCGCCCTGGGGGGTCAAGGTCTCCTTCGGCGACTTCGTCACCGGCTCCGGGTTCCAGATCGAACCGGGCGGCCCGGCCATGAACGCCGCCGAGCGGGCGCTGGAGCGGGCGTTCGGCCGCCCGCCGCGGCAGGTCGGCCAGGGTGGGTCGATCCCGCTGGTCGCGGCCCTCGCCCGGCAGTTCCCCCAGGCCGAGATCTTGCTGTACGGCGCGGAGGACGACGGCGCCTCGATCCACGCTCCGAACGAGCGGCTGGTGCTGGAGGAGCTGCGGCGGACCATCACCACCGAGGCCCTCTTCCTCGCCGACTACGGCGGCTGGCACGGCGCTTCCTGA